The proteins below are encoded in one region of Syntrophotalea carbinolica DSM 2380:
- a CDS encoding phenylacetate--CoA ligase family protein, which translates to MTQNFMPDFQDEQALQAHQLKGLQWTVKHAYQGSDFYRNQMDHVGISPADICSLADLERLPFTTADDLRAGYPFPLRCVPFEQIVRVHASSGTTGKRKVLCYTQKDLDDWCHFFARCYQMAGVTAEDRVQIAVGYGVWTAGMGFQLGCEKIGALAVPIGPGNVDLQCQFLVDFQPTVFCCTASMALLMAEEIHQRGIADQINVKKIIYGSERSSVSMRQKISQLFGGAELFDITGLTELYGPGTGIECSDHDCIHYWGDYYIVEIVDPETLQPVPAGEWGEMVVTTLCKEAAPLIRYRTRDITRLIPGRCSCGCVLPRHSRILGRSDDTFIFRGVNIYPSSIDSVISAFDGLGSEYQIHLSRDEQRGRDSLKLVVERAQHGRGDTDAVLIEKLLHQVKKQLLVTPEVELVAYGCLPRSQGKSKRVFDARITDPIV; encoded by the coding sequence ATGACCCAGAATTTCATGCCGGATTTTCAGGACGAGCAAGCTCTGCAGGCCCATCAACTCAAGGGCTTGCAATGGACGGTTAAACACGCTTATCAGGGCTCGGATTTTTATCGTAATCAAATGGATCACGTCGGAATTTCTCCGGCGGATATCTGCAGTCTGGCCGATCTGGAACGGCTGCCCTTTACCACTGCCGACGACCTGCGTGCCGGTTACCCGTTTCCGCTGCGCTGCGTGCCTTTTGAGCAGATCGTGCGGGTGCATGCCAGTTCCGGAACGACAGGTAAACGCAAAGTGTTGTGCTATACCCAGAAGGATCTGGATGACTGGTGTCATTTTTTTGCGCGTTGTTACCAGATGGCCGGCGTGACAGCCGAGGATCGCGTGCAGATTGCGGTCGGCTACGGTGTCTGGACGGCGGGGATGGGGTTCCAGCTGGGGTGCGAAAAGATCGGTGCGCTGGCGGTGCCCATCGGCCCGGGCAATGTCGATCTGCAATGCCAGTTTCTCGTCGATTTTCAGCCGACCGTATTCTGCTGTACCGCTTCCATGGCTTTGCTGATGGCCGAGGAGATCCACCAGCGGGGTATTGCGGATCAGATCAACGTTAAAAAGATCATCTACGGTTCGGAACGCTCCTCGGTGTCCATGCGACAGAAGATTTCACAGCTTTTCGGTGGTGCGGAATTGTTCGATATTACCGGCCTGACCGAACTCTATGGACCCGGTACCGGGATCGAGTGTTCCGATCATGATTGTATTCACTATTGGGGCGATTACTACATCGTGGAGATTGTCGATCCCGAAACCCTGCAACCGGTGCCTGCCGGCGAATGGGGCGAAATGGTCGTCACCACCCTGTGCAAGGAAGCCGCTCCCCTTATCCGCTATCGCACGCGCGACATTACCCGTCTTATTCCCGGACGTTGTTCCTGCGGTTGTGTCCTGCCCCGACATTCGCGGATTCTGGGGCGTTCCGACGATACCTTCATTTTTCGCGGCGTAAATATCTACCCCTCCAGCATCGACAGCGTGATTTCCGCTTTCGACGGCCTGGGTTCCGAATATCAGATTCACCTGTCGCGGGATGAGCAACGAGGTCGCGATTCCCTGAAACTGGTGGTGGAACGCGCACAGCACGGCCGTGGCGACACGGACGCAGTGCTTATCGAAAAACTCCTTCACCAGGTGAAAAAGCAACTTCTCGTCACTCCCGAGGTTGAACTGGTCGCTTACGGCTGTTTGCCTCGTTCTCAAGGTAAGAGCAAGCGCGTGTTCGATGCGCGCATCACGGATCCCATCGTCTGA
- a CDS encoding indolepyruvate oxidoreductase subunit beta, whose translation MNRQLFVSGIGGQGVLFATRIIADAAVREGLQVLTSETHGMAQRGGTVISMIKIGDFKSPLLRHGQADLGLFLHAGNLPVHRHLLKSSGRMVVNSSEQGDYDAVDATGLARKQGNPVLANLILLGRAVHCASWFCSVQAMERTIRALSREPFAEANLAAFRLGIGTDC comes from the coding sequence ATGAACCGGCAGTTGTTCGTCAGTGGTATCGGTGGGCAGGGCGTTCTGTTTGCTACCCGCATTATCGCGGATGCAGCGGTGCGGGAGGGGCTTCAGGTCCTGACCTCGGAAACCCATGGCATGGCCCAGCGCGGCGGCACCGTTATCTCCATGATCAAAATCGGGGATTTTAAAAGCCCCTTGTTGCGCCATGGACAGGCGGACCTCGGTCTGTTTCTGCATGCCGGCAATCTGCCGGTTCACCGCCACCTGCTCAAATCATCCGGGCGCATGGTGGTGAACAGCTCGGAACAGGGCGATTACGACGCCGTCGATGCCACCGGGCTGGCCCGAAAGCAGGGCAACCCGGTGCTGGCCAACCTGATTCTGTTGGGGCGGGCTGTTCACTGCGCGTCATGGTTCTGTTCTGTTCAAGCGATGGAGCGGACCATTCGAGCCTTGTCTCGGGAACCTTTTGCGGAGGCGAACCTGGCGGCTTTTCGTCTTGGCATTGGGACCGATTGCTGA
- a CDS encoding thiamine pyrophosphate-dependent enzyme, with amino-acid sequence MTDSINQTLLMGNEAIARGLLEAGCSVAAAYPGTPSTEAMTALIRLQPQADPALHVEWSLNEKIALEVALAASYTGKRSVAIMKQVGLNVAADPFMRAAYLGVVGGLLLVVADDPGPHSSQNEQDSRFFAQFARVPVLDPSSPAEARDMVSLGYELSERYRLPVMLRPTTRICHARQNVGQSVRRDLERQADFAREPSRWAATPAFLPALHRELNDKIDCIARDSEYAPRFFPGDGTYPRRCIVASGIAFANVYDLLVDMDLLRTVDLYQVVMPYPLHEPFIAQLHSRYDEVLILEETYSVIQMQLAHPGAIGRGSDLLPAHGELLPDTMVPAVSGFLGLQEQNAAHDLPSVRDKRPALCAGCGHRAAFHVMKKTFPKGIFPSDIGCYTLGLNLGAVDTVHCMGACISQAAGFYRAYAQDGGDIPTIVATIGDSTFFHAGIPALINTVIQQARIIVVVLDNATTAMTGHQPSPHLGVRADGRPTPKVLIEDLVRASGVRFLEACDPYHTDTLASLLQQADAFCRGENGGPAVIIARHACLMDKQAQHRQPRYHMTVGAECNGCRYCIKAFECPALVYDEPSGRVCIDNDLCVGCGVCERVCPRGAIHNQGELS; translated from the coding sequence ATGACCGATTCAATAAATCAGACTTTGTTGATGGGTAACGAGGCCATCGCCAGAGGACTTCTGGAGGCCGGCTGTTCCGTGGCGGCCGCATATCCCGGGACTCCCTCCACCGAGGCGATGACTGCCCTTATCCGCTTGCAGCCGCAAGCAGATCCGGCTTTACACGTGGAATGGTCGTTGAACGAGAAAATCGCCCTGGAGGTTGCCCTGGCGGCCAGTTATACGGGCAAGCGTTCGGTTGCGATTATGAAACAGGTCGGTTTGAATGTGGCCGCCGATCCATTCATGCGCGCCGCCTATCTGGGCGTTGTCGGCGGTTTACTGCTGGTCGTGGCTGACGATCCCGGCCCTCATAGTTCGCAAAATGAACAGGACTCACGCTTTTTTGCCCAATTTGCCAGGGTGCCGGTGCTCGATCCCTCCAGTCCGGCCGAAGCGCGCGACATGGTATCGTTGGGATACGAACTCTCCGAGCGTTATCGTCTACCGGTCATGTTGCGTCCCACCACACGCATCTGCCATGCACGCCAGAATGTAGGACAGTCCGTACGCCGCGATCTCGAGCGTCAGGCGGATTTTGCCCGCGAACCTTCCCGCTGGGCGGCAACCCCGGCATTTTTACCGGCACTACATCGCGAATTGAATGACAAAATCGATTGCATTGCCCGGGATTCTGAATACGCCCCGCGATTTTTCCCCGGTGATGGTACTTATCCGCGACGCTGTATTGTCGCTTCGGGAATTGCATTTGCCAATGTTTATGACCTGCTGGTAGATATGGATCTGCTGAGAACGGTCGATCTCTATCAGGTGGTGATGCCTTACCCCTTACATGAGCCATTCATCGCCCAACTGCATAGCCGCTATGATGAGGTCTTGATCCTGGAGGAAACCTATTCGGTCATACAGATGCAGCTGGCGCATCCTGGGGCCATCGGCCGCGGTTCCGATCTTTTGCCGGCCCATGGCGAATTGTTGCCCGATACCATGGTCCCGGCCGTGAGTGGTTTTCTCGGTCTGCAGGAGCAGAATGCCGCGCATGATCTGCCGTCCGTTCGCGACAAGCGGCCCGCCTTGTGTGCCGGTTGCGGACACCGGGCGGCGTTTCACGTCATGAAAAAGACATTTCCCAAAGGTATTTTCCCCAGCGACATCGGTTGTTATACCCTGGGTCTGAACCTTGGTGCGGTCGACACGGTCCATTGCATGGGAGCCTGCATCAGCCAGGCGGCCGGGTTTTATCGGGCCTATGCTCAGGATGGCGGAGACATTCCGACCATCGTTGCGACTATCGGCGATTCGACCTTTTTCCATGCCGGTATTCCGGCTTTGATCAATACGGTCATCCAGCAGGCCAGAATCATTGTCGTGGTCCTGGATAACGCCACCACGGCTATGACCGGCCATCAGCCCAGTCCTCATCTTGGTGTGCGGGCGGATGGCCGGCCGACTCCGAAGGTCCTTATCGAAGATCTGGTACGTGCCAGCGGCGTACGGTTTCTGGAAGCATGCGACCCCTATCATACCGATACCCTGGCTTCTTTGCTGCAACAGGCCGATGCCTTCTGTCGCGGTGAAAACGGCGGCCCGGCGGTTATCATCGCACGTCATGCCTGCCTTATGGATAAACAGGCGCAACACCGGCAGCCCCGCTACCATATGACGGTCGGTGCGGAATGCAACGGCTGTCGCTACTGCATCAAAGCTTTTGAATGCCCGGCGCTGGTCTACGACGAACCGAGCGGTCGGGTCTGCATCGACAACGATCTATGTGTCGGCTGCGGCGTTTGCGAGAGAGTCTGTCCCCGCGGCGCTATCCACAATCAAGGGGAATTATCATGA
- a CDS encoding ACT domain-containing protein, with protein MSSSRFVITVIGLDRVGIVAGITQIMAEHSVNIADIRQTIMNDLFTMIMLAEVTSENFDLTAFQEAMSNIGKELGVQVIVQHEDAFRFMHRI; from the coding sequence ATGTCATCAAGTCGTTTCGTCATTACAGTGATCGGTCTGGACAGAGTAGGCATCGTGGCGGGCATCACCCAGATCATGGCCGAGCATAGCGTGAATATCGCCGATATCCGCCAGACCATCATGAACGATCTGTTCACCATGATCATGCTGGCTGAAGTTACATCCGAAAACTTTGACCTGACAGCCTTCCAGGAAGCCATGTCCAATATCGGCAAGGAGTTGGGTGTACAGGTCATCGTACAGCATGAAGACGCCTTTCGTTTCATGCACAGGATCTGA
- a CDS encoding PFL family protein, which produces MLIHPEEILETIKMVTNEHLDIRTVTMGINLRGCSHPDIKVFNEQVYTRIMRCAEKLVATTEDIQNLYGIPIINKRISVTPIAIVAEACQEEDLSSVAEALDRAAQETGIDFIGGFSALVQKGMTPGDLSLINSIPQALASTKKVCSSVNVATTKAGINMDAVAKMGHIIKQTAELTRDSNGLGCAKLVVFANAPEDNPFMAGAFHGIGEPDCVINVGVSGPGVVNSAVRALQNPALGDISECIKKTAFKITRMGEMVGREVARRLDAQFGVLDLSLAPTPAVGDSVAAILEAMGLESCGTHGTTAALALLNDAVKKGGAMASSSVGGLSGAFIPVSEDQGMIKAVQRGSLSLDKLEAMTCVCSVGLDMIAVPGDTSPATISAIIADEMAIGMINKKTTAVRVITAPGTKVGDMVEFGGLLGSAPVMPVHNFSSETFIARGGKIPAPIQSLTN; this is translated from the coding sequence ATGCTTATCCATCCGGAGGAAATCCTCGAAACCATCAAAATGGTGACCAACGAACATTTGGATATCAGAACCGTCACCATGGGCATCAACCTGCGCGGCTGCAGCCACCCCGACATCAAGGTTTTCAATGAGCAGGTCTATACCCGCATCATGCGCTGCGCCGAGAAGCTGGTTGCCACTACCGAGGATATCCAGAACCTGTACGGTATTCCCATCATCAACAAACGCATCTCCGTCACTCCCATCGCCATCGTGGCCGAGGCCTGCCAGGAAGAGGATCTGAGCTCCGTAGCCGAGGCCCTCGACCGGGCCGCGCAGGAAACGGGCATCGATTTTATCGGCGGCTTCAGCGCTCTTGTGCAAAAAGGCATGACGCCGGGAGACCTCAGTCTCATCAATTCCATTCCGCAGGCTCTGGCATCCACCAAGAAGGTCTGCTCTTCGGTCAATGTGGCGACCACCAAGGCCGGCATCAACATGGATGCGGTGGCCAAAATGGGTCATATCATCAAACAGACGGCGGAGCTGACCCGTGATTCCAACGGACTGGGGTGCGCCAAACTGGTAGTCTTTGCCAACGCTCCCGAGGACAATCCGTTCATGGCCGGTGCGTTCCATGGCATCGGCGAACCGGATTGCGTCATCAATGTAGGCGTCAGTGGTCCCGGCGTGGTCAATTCCGCGGTCCGCGCCCTGCAAAATCCGGCGCTGGGCGACATCTCCGAGTGCATCAAAAAGACCGCATTCAAAATTACCCGCATGGGCGAAATGGTCGGCCGCGAAGTGGCCCGCAGGCTCGATGCCCAGTTCGGCGTCCTCGACCTGTCGCTGGCGCCTACCCCGGCGGTCGGCGACAGCGTCGCCGCCATCCTCGAAGCCATGGGTCTGGAAAGCTGCGGCACCCACGGCACCACCGCCGCCTTGGCCCTGCTCAACGATGCCGTGAAAAAAGGCGGGGCCATGGCCTCGTCCTCCGTCGGCGGACTCAGCGGAGCATTCATCCCCGTCAGTGAAGATCAGGGCATGATCAAAGCCGTCCAGAGAGGCTCCCTGTCCCTGGACAAACTCGAAGCCATGACCTGTGTCTGCTCCGTAGGCCTCGACATGATCGCCGTACCCGGCGATACATCGCCCGCCACCATCTCGGCCATCATTGCCGACGAAATGGCTATCGGCATGATCAACAAAAAAACCACCGCCGTGCGCGTCATCACCGCCCCCGGCACCAAGGTGGGAGACATGGTCGAATTCGGCGGCCTGCTCGGCAGCGCCCCGGTTATGCCGGTACACAATTTCAGTTCCGAAACCTTCATCGCCCGTGGCGGTAAGATACCGGCGCCGATTCAGTCGTTGACCAATTAA
- a CDS encoding ATP-grasp domain-containing protein: MFFVDKPYVSEFVKKTLRENNLPVVGTSVAKSLELDAGSVLLSEEEAIERARRQNHPILYATSENCIGWMARHLSFTDIPAKIELFKNKVKFREMTRPIFPEFYFREIPMDDLEKIRFEDLVVPFIIKPAVGFFSMGVHKVANHGEWVAVMAAIKAEMERTRGLYPEEVMDSRSFIIEECIEGEEYAIDAYFDADGKPVVLGIFKHVFSSGYDVSDRVYVSSKSIIEENLVGFTEILGKIGTMAGVRNFPVHVEVRRTDEGRVLPIEVNPMRFGGWCTTADMTFCAYGFNPYLYYFAQQRPDWDAILRGKDGKLFSIIVLDNASGIEAKDISCFDYDRLLTRFECPLELRKIDYREYPVFGFLFTQTRESNFAELERILISDLKEFIRT, from the coding sequence ATGTTTTTCGTTGATAAGCCATACGTTTCGGAATTCGTCAAAAAAACCCTCAGGGAAAATAACTTACCGGTGGTGGGCACTTCTGTAGCGAAGAGTCTGGAACTCGATGCCGGATCGGTCCTGCTTTCGGAAGAGGAGGCGATTGAACGAGCGCGTCGGCAGAACCATCCGATTTTATATGCCACCTCTGAAAATTGCATCGGCTGGATGGCCAGACATCTTTCCTTTACAGATATTCCTGCCAAAATCGAGCTATTCAAAAACAAGGTGAAGTTTCGTGAAATGACGAGGCCGATTTTCCCTGAGTTCTATTTCAGGGAAATTCCCATGGATGATCTTGAGAAGATACGCTTTGAAGATCTGGTGGTACCGTTCATTATCAAACCTGCTGTCGGGTTTTTCAGCATGGGGGTGCACAAGGTTGCAAATCATGGGGAATGGGTTGCCGTTATGGCAGCGATAAAGGCAGAGATGGAAAGAACCCGCGGATTATACCCTGAAGAGGTGATGGATAGCCGTTCGTTTATCATCGAAGAGTGCATCGAGGGTGAGGAGTATGCTATCGATGCCTATTTTGATGCTGATGGAAAGCCCGTTGTATTGGGTATCTTCAAACATGTGTTTTCTTCGGGGTACGATGTCAGCGACCGGGTCTATGTTTCCTCTAAAAGCATCATTGAGGAAAATCTTGTTGGGTTTACGGAGATCCTGGGCAAAATCGGCACAATGGCAGGGGTAAGGAATTTCCCTGTGCATGTCGAAGTCAGACGAACCGATGAGGGGCGCGTGTTGCCCATCGAAGTCAATCCCATGCGCTTCGGTGGCTGGTGCACGACCGCGGATATGACGTTCTGTGCCTATGGATTTAACCCCTATCTATATTATTTTGCCCAGCAGCGGCCTGATTGGGATGCTATTTTGCGGGGAAAAGACGGTAAGCTTTTCAGCATTATCGTGTTGGATAATGCCTCCGGCATCGAGGCAAAGGATATCTCCTGCTTCGATTACGATAGACTTCTTACCCGGTTTGAATGTCCTCTTGAATTGAGGAAAATCGACTACAGGGAATATCCGGTTTTCGGATTTCTGTTCACGCAAACCCGAGAAAGCAATTTTGCCGAACTTGAACGGATTTTGATATCCGATTTAAAGGAATTTATCAGGACCTGA
- a CDS encoding site-specific integrase → MESLRNPVEAVRRPSLRGTARTRRLEPGEEEKLLKAAHDELKPVIIFALATAMRREEIASLVWPEIDLKKRTAHLPKTKNGDARTVPLSRRAVAILRLQGRKLGKEGRVFGLSKDQITDRMRVTVKRGGLTDLRFHDLRHEATSRLFERGTLDTMEISSITGHKTLTMLKRYTHLRAEDLARKL, encoded by the coding sequence ATGGAATCGCTTCGCAACCCGGTTGAAGCGGTACGCCGCCCTTCCCTTCGTGGCACTGCGCGGACCAGGAGGCTTGAACCAGGGGAGGAGGAGAAACTCCTGAAGGCCGCCCACGATGAGTTGAAACCTGTCATCATTTTCGCGCTGGCAACAGCCATGCGACGGGAAGAGATCGCCTCTCTGGTCTGGCCGGAAATCGATCTGAAAAAGCGCACGGCACACCTGCCGAAAACAAAAAACGGCGATGCCCGGACGGTGCCGCTGTCGCGTCGAGCGGTGGCCATTTTGAGGTTGCAAGGCCGGAAACTTGGCAAAGAAGGTCGGGTATTCGGACTTTCAAAAGATCAGATTACGGACCGGATGAGAGTCACGGTGAAGCGCGGCGGCTTGACGGACCTTCGATTTCACGATTTGAGGCACGAGGCAACTTCCAGGCTCTTTGAACGCGGTACCCTCGACACCATGGAGATATCGTCAATCACCGGGCACAAAACTCTCACTATGCTGAAGCGCTATACGCATCTCCGGGCCGAGGATTTGGCTCGAAAGCTATGA
- a CDS encoding Fic family protein, with amino-acid sequence MAVQYHYGEFPPEELDWKRLIPVIGPASMAVARYDGTLSAVPNASLLLSPLITQEAVLSSRIEGTQTTMGEVLEYEAEGESRAIEPGKKADIQEVLNYRRALNASVKMMEDLPLCQRIIREAHRVLLDGVRGQGKDPGEYRKNQNWIGPHGCTLEEARFVPISPDRLPDGMSAWERHIHAEAQDHLVRLAILHAEFEALHPFHDGNGRLGRMMVPLYMFEKGLISGPMFYISAYFEAHRDEYYDRLLAVSRDGAWTDWCLFFLEAVRQQSEENRHKARAILGLYEGMKPRFTEITRSQHAINALDRIFSQPIFSSGTFIEASGIPVATARRILRELREHGVLDVLLESSGRRSAVYVFPELLRITEGR; translated from the coding sequence ATGGCCGTTCAATATCACTATGGGGAATTTCCTCCCGAAGAACTTGACTGGAAACGCCTTATCCCCGTCATCGGTCCGGCAAGCATGGCGGTGGCGCGGTATGATGGGACCTTATCCGCCGTTCCCAACGCGAGTCTTCTGCTGAGTCCTCTCATTACTCAGGAAGCGGTGCTCTCCTCGCGTATCGAAGGGACGCAGACGACCATGGGCGAGGTTCTCGAGTATGAGGCGGAGGGCGAAAGCAGAGCGATCGAGCCTGGGAAAAAAGCCGATATCCAGGAGGTATTGAATTACCGCCGGGCTCTGAACGCGTCCGTGAAGATGATGGAGGACCTGCCGCTGTGCCAGCGGATTATCAGGGAAGCGCATCGGGTTCTTCTCGATGGCGTAAGAGGGCAGGGAAAAGATCCGGGGGAATACAGGAAAAATCAGAACTGGATTGGTCCCCACGGTTGCACCCTCGAAGAGGCGCGCTTTGTCCCGATATCCCCCGACCGCCTCCCGGATGGCATGTCGGCCTGGGAGCGGCATATCCATGCCGAGGCGCAGGATCATTTGGTACGTCTGGCGATCCTGCATGCCGAGTTCGAGGCACTGCATCCCTTCCACGACGGGAACGGCCGCCTGGGGCGCATGATGGTTCCCCTCTACATGTTCGAGAAGGGACTCATCAGCGGCCCCATGTTTTATATCAGCGCCTATTTCGAGGCTCACCGTGATGAATATTACGACCGTTTGCTGGCGGTCTCCCGGGATGGAGCCTGGACGGACTGGTGCCTTTTCTTCCTGGAGGCGGTTCGTCAGCAGTCGGAAGAGAATCGGCACAAGGCACGTGCGATCCTGGGCCTTTACGAAGGGATGAAGCCGCGGTTCACGGAGATCACCCGATCTCAGCATGCTATCAACGCCTTGGACCGGATTTTCTCTCAACCCATTTTTAGTAGCGGAACTTTCATTGAAGCATCCGGCATTCCCGTGGCTACGGCCAGGCGCATTCTCCGGGAGCTTCGGGAGCATGGTGTGTTGGATGTGTTACTTGAATCGAGCGGGCGCAGGTCGGCCGTCTACGTTTTTCCCGAGCTGTTGAGGATTACCGAGGGACGTTGA
- a CDS encoding transposase has translation MRKQRKNYTGNEKVAILKRHLVDQIPVSDLCDEYQLQPTVFYRWKKEFFEKGAVAFEKSNSRKKTSDEKRIAQLEAKLQTKNEVLSELMEEPYL, from the coding sequence ATGCGAAAACAACGTAAAAATTACACCGGCAATGAGAAGGTTGCTATTCTCAAGCGGCATCTTGTCGATCAGATACCGGTCTCGGATCTGTGTGACGAATATCAGCTTCAACCCACGGTTTTCTACCGTTGGAAGAAGGAATTTTTTGAGAAAGGCGCTGTCGCATTCGAAAAGAGCAACTCTCGCAAAAAGACCTCTGATGAAAAACGGATCGCTCAACTCGAAGCCAAATTGCAGACCAAAAACGAAGTCCTCTCTGAGTTGATGGAAGAGCCTTATTTGTAG
- a CDS encoding menaquinone biosynthetic enzyme MqnA/MqnD family protein, which produces MSLRVGHIAYANCVPFFHYLSECGFEGDIYHGVPSELNSLLAEGRIDLSPSSSFEYGKNWRRYSLLPGVSISSCGPVQSVLLFTSRPLHTLNDVPVALTGESATSINLLRLLCLEFYGYRLCERHDAESTVEEIIATGGSGLLIGDRALKAAQQTTAAYVYDLGELWWRHTGLPFVFALWIVHHDAVLLKRQALARFNHQLQASLQRALSDLERLARCSQEASWMGVDKLAAYWRTMSYTFTDQHRQGLEMYFRLAVKHQLLKEIPRLDFMEWVF; this is translated from the coding sequence ATGAGTCTGCGAGTCGGTCACATCGCATACGCCAACTGTGTGCCTTTTTTTCATTATCTCAGCGAATGCGGCTTTGAGGGTGACATTTATCATGGCGTACCATCGGAACTGAATTCCCTGCTGGCCGAAGGCCGCATCGACCTCAGTCCCTCGTCCAGTTTCGAATATGGAAAGAACTGGCGCCGCTACAGTCTGCTGCCCGGCGTTTCGATCAGCTCCTGCGGACCGGTGCAAAGCGTTCTGCTGTTCACATCCCGCCCCTTGCATACCCTCAACGATGTTCCCGTCGCCCTGACCGGCGAATCGGCCACCTCCATCAATCTGCTGCGGCTGCTGTGTCTGGAATTTTACGGCTATCGCCTTTGCGAAAGACATGATGCCGAAAGCACCGTTGAGGAGATTATCGCTACAGGTGGTTCGGGCTTGCTTATCGGCGATCGCGCTCTTAAAGCCGCGCAGCAGACAACTGCAGCCTATGTGTATGATCTAGGGGAACTCTGGTGGCGCCATACCGGCCTGCCATTCGTTTTTGCCCTATGGATAGTGCATCACGATGCCGTCTTACTCAAACGACAGGCCCTGGCGCGTTTCAACCATCAACTGCAAGCGTCCCTTCAGCGCGCGTTATCCGACCTTGAACGACTTGCCCGTTGCAGTCAGGAGGCATCCTGGATGGGGGTGGACAAACTTGCCGCTTATTGGCGAACCATGTCCTACACTTTTACCGATCAGCACCGCCAGGGGTTGGAAATGTATTTCCGGTTGGCGGTTAAACACCAGCTTCTTAAAGAAATACCACGCCTTGACTTTATGGAATGGGTCTTTTGA